Proteins encoded in a region of the Methanofollis tationis genome:
- a CDS encoding DUF116 domain-containing protein — protein sequence MFLDSPLWTQAMFLIGEVTVFLILGMFVASLALIFIMTLSIQRGKVYFPRLINSGMVFLEGMVRGICKFFGFEDQDLIKFSIRLHNTMSLKQFEEIPVEKRAIYLPQCLRSAECPAHLTPEGLVCRRCGRCDIGREIDSYEAMGYRIFIAPGSTLIKRMMKKYRPEAIIGVGCLMEIKEGLDLCDRAGVVGMGVVTLKDGCVETLLDWHELRDIAVIGLPDSR from the coding sequence ATGTTCCTCGACTCCCCGCTCTGGACGCAGGCGATGTTCCTCATCGGCGAGGTGACGGTCTTTTTGATCCTCGGCATGTTCGTCGCATCCCTCGCCCTCATCTTCATCATGACGCTCTCCATCCAGCGGGGGAAAGTCTATTTTCCGCGGCTCATCAACAGCGGGATGGTCTTCCTCGAAGGGATGGTCAGGGGGATCTGCAAGTTCTTCGGGTTTGAAGACCAGGACCTCATCAAGTTCTCGATCCGGCTGCACAACACGATGAGCCTGAAGCAGTTCGAGGAGATCCCGGTCGAAAAGCGGGCGATATACCTGCCCCAGTGCCTGCGGTCGGCCGAGTGCCCGGCGCACCTCACCCCCGAGGGGCTCGTCTGCCGCCGCTGCGGCCGCTGCGATATCGGCCGGGAGATCGATAGTTATGAGGCGATGGGATATCGCATCTTTATCGCCCCGGGCTCCACCCTCATCAAGAGAATGATGAAAAAATACCGGCCCGAAGCGATCATCGGCGTCGGTTGCCTGATGGAGATAAAAGAGGGGCTCGACCTCTGCGACCGGGCCGGCGTTGTCGGGATGGGGGTCGTCACCCTGAAAGACGGGTGCGTCGAGACCCTCCTCGACTGGCACGAGCTGCGGGATATCGCCGTTATTGGTTTGCCTGATTCCCGATGA
- the mtnA gene encoding S-methyl-5-thioribose-1-phosphate isomerase, with the protein MIPRTIERVGGTICFIDQTLLPQRLEIVECTDIERLARAIRRLEVRGAPALGIAGAYGVALAAIQSEEEDLDAFLAEVSAAAASLRGTRPTAVNLGWGIDRVLAAVRGAGSIEAGKEAAVKGADAVAREDEETCRRIGANGAALLPENARVLTHCNAGALACATWGTALGVIRSAVEGGKTVSVTACETRPLLQGARLTAWELAAEKIPVRVITDATAAFLMRRGEIDCVVVGADRITDDAVFNKIGTYMHAVCARHHGIPFYVAAPLSTFDPGRSETDVTIEERGRDEVAAFNGKQTVPDGVGCTNYAFDATPLDLVSGIITEIGVLLPPYDPMPRLRHI; encoded by the coding sequence ATGATCCCGCGGACGATCGAGCGGGTGGGCGGGACGATCTGCTTCATCGACCAGACCCTCCTGCCACAAAGGCTTGAGATCGTCGAGTGCACCGATATCGAACGTCTGGCAAGAGCGATCCGCCGCCTGGAAGTGAGGGGCGCCCCGGCCCTCGGCATCGCCGGGGCCTACGGCGTCGCCCTTGCGGCGATCCAGAGCGAAGAGGAGGATCTCGACGCCTTTCTGGCAGAGGTCTCGGCGGCCGCGGCCTCCCTGCGGGGCACGCGGCCGACGGCGGTGAACCTGGGCTGGGGGATCGACCGGGTGCTCGCGGCGGTCAGAGGGGCCGGCTCTATCGAGGCAGGAAAAGAGGCGGCGGTCAAAGGAGCCGACGCCGTCGCACGGGAGGACGAGGAGACCTGCCGCCGGATCGGGGCGAACGGCGCCGCCCTCCTGCCCGAGAACGCCCGGGTGCTCACCCACTGCAACGCCGGCGCCCTCGCCTGCGCCACCTGGGGGACGGCCCTCGGGGTGATCAGGTCGGCCGTCGAGGGCGGGAAGACGGTCTCGGTCACCGCCTGCGAGACCAGGCCCCTGCTGCAGGGCGCACGCCTCACCGCCTGGGAACTCGCCGCAGAGAAGATCCCGGTCCGGGTGATCACCGACGCGACGGCGGCCTTCCTGATGCGGCGCGGCGAGATCGACTGCGTCGTCGTCGGCGCCGACCGGATCACCGACGACGCTGTCTTCAACAAGATCGGCACCTACATGCACGCCGTCTGCGCCCGGCACCACGGCATCCCCTTCTACGTGGCCGCCCCCCTCTCGACCTTCGACCCGGGGCGATCCGAGACCGACGTGACGATCGAGGAGCGGGGCCGGGACGAAGTCGCCGCCTTCAACGGGAAACAGACCGTCCCGGACGGCGTCGGGTGCACGAACTACGCCTTCGACGCCACCCCGCTCGACCTCGTATCAGGGATCATTACGGAAATCGGGGTTCTGCTGCCGCCATACGACCCCATGCCCCGACTCCGCCATATATAA